Part of the Chlamydia muridarum str. Nigg genome is shown below.
GCAACTCTTGGTGGTAGACTTAGTCGGGATAGACTTTTGTGTAAAAAAAAAATAAACTCTTGAGACTCTGAATCAGAGTCATATTGTTTAAGAAAAGATGAACTCAAAATTTTACCACAGAAGTAGGCTATTCCTAACTTTTGGAGAAGCTTCGGAAATTTGGTTGTCAACGTTGTCCCCGCTAACTAGAAAGAATTATGCATCTGGAATTAAGTTTTTAGTTTCTCTGAAGGTTTTGGATTTAACCAAAACCTTAGATAACGCCATTTCCTTTGATCACAGCGAGTCTTTGTTTAAGATCAAATCTCTAACCATTTTTAATGGGAAACCTGTTTCAGAAGCTTCTAAACAAGCCAGAGCTGCTTGTTACATATCATTTACTAAGTTTTTGTACAGATTGACTAAGGGGTATATTAATCCTGCTATTCCTTTAAAAGACTTTGGTAACACTACATTTTTTAAAATTAGAGATAGAGTCAAAACAGTTTCGATTTCTAAGAAGGAGTGGACGGTATTTTTTGAAGCGCTTCGTTTGGTGAGTTATAGAGACTATCTAATTGGCAAATTAATTGTGCAAGGCATTAGGAAGTTAGACGAGATTTTATCTTTGTGCATGGAGGATCTCTTTTTTGCATCTAATCAAATTTCGTTTCGGATTAAAAAAAGACAAAATAAAGAGATTAATATCCCTATTACGTTTCCTTTCAGTTTGATGAAAGAATTGAAAGATTATGTTGGTGGAAGAAATGGGCGTGTGTTTATTTCTGAGGATGGATCTCCCATTGCAACAAGTCAAGTAGTGCATAATTTTAAAATAGCAGCGCTTCGGAGCGCAATGACAACTAAAATCACTCCCAGAGTGCTTCGAGCTAGCGCGTTGATTCATTTGAAACAAATGGGATTAAGAGATGAAGAAATTATGCGAGTTTCTTGTCTTTCCTCGAAGCAAAGTTTGTGTTCTTATGTTTGTTCTGGCGGGAACTCTTCTGTCGCAAATATACCAACTATATTGTGATATAATTAAAATTATATCCATTTAGTTGCCCTCAAAAGCAACTGTAGATTATATTAGGGCCATCTTCTTTGAGGCATTGTCTTCTCTAGAGGATTTATCGTACGCAAATACCATCTTTGCGGTTGTGTGTCCTGTGACCTTCATGATGTCGGAGTCCGAACACCCTAGGCGTTTGTACTCTGTCACAGCGGTTGCTCTAAGCACGTGAGGGGTTATCTTAAATGGGATAGATGCTTGCAGTCCTGCTTGAGAGAACGTGCGGGCAATTTGTCTTAACCCCACCATTTTTCCAGAACTAGTTACGAAGACCAAACCTCTTCGTGGCCCAATGTACTCTCTTAGAGCGTGCATGAACTTCTGAGGATAAGTTATAATAATCCTCTTTTCTGTCTGACGATTCTTAAGCTGGGAGAAAGAGATAGTTGCTTGTTGAAAGCAGATCTGATCGATCTCTAAGCTTAAGACTTCAGAAGAACGCTTACCTCCTTGCAGCATAGTTTGGGCGATCAACCAATCTCTGGGATTGATTTTTTTTAGTTCTTTCAAGAAAGAAGCTGTTTGCAATCTATTCATTGCATTTGTTTTTACAATTTCTCTGGTTTTGAAAAATGTTCGGCTGTTTTCTTGTTTAGAAGGTTGTGCGATAGAAACAATTCCCTGAGTCATTCTGTTTAAAAATCTAGTCAAAGAGATATAACTAGCTGCACGAACTTGTTTGGTGCCTTCTGTCCATGAAGCTTTTGACGATGGAATCTTTTTAATTGCATCCAATATCAAGTTATGATTCAAAAGAGAAAATTCTTGTAGATTCATGTCTAAAGACAATAGCCCAATCTTTTCTAAAGCTAAAAAAGAGCCTCGGTAAGATCTACAAGTATGCTGATTTAGTGATGCAGTCCAATGCATGATAACTTCGAATAAAGAGAAGCTTCTCATGCGTTTCCAGTAAGATTCTTGTCGGATTTTTAATACTTCCTGATAAGACTTTCCGATATATTCTAATGGCATTTCTTGCTGCAAAGATAAAATCCCTTTACCCACGAAATTCCTCGTGATATAACCTAAACGCAAATGTCCTGATTAGTGAAATAATCAGGTTATCATTAGGATAGCACGCGCTGCATTTTTTTAGAAAAGCATGAAAACTAATTCTGAAATAGAAAACCGCATGCAAGATATTGAGTATGCGTTACTAGGAAAAGCTTTGGTATTTGAAGACTGTACAGAGTACATTCTTAGGCAACTTGTTAATTACGAATTCAAGTGCTCTCGCCATAAAAACATATTCATTGTTTTTAAACACTTAAAAGACAACGCTCTGCCAATAACTGTAGATTCAGCTTGGGAAGAGCTGTTAAGAAGGCGTGTCAAAGATATAGATAAGTCTTATCTCGGTATAATGTTACATGATGCCATGTTTAACGATAAGCTCAGGCCTATTTCGCATACGGTTCTTTTAGATGACTTAAGTGTATGTAGCGCTGAAGAAAATTTAACTAATTTCATTTTTCGTTCGTTTAATGAATATAACGAAAATCCATTGAGACGATCACCATTTTTACTATTAGACCGCATAAAAGATCGTCTCGACAGAACTATCGCAAAAACTTTTTCTACTCGTAGCGTTAGAGGACGATCTGTTTATGATATCTTTTCTCAAGCAGAACTCGGAGTATTAGCTCGTATAAAAAAAAGAAGGGCGGCTTATTCTGAGAATAATGATTCATTTTATGACGGCTTGCCAACCGGATATCAAGATATTGATAGTAAAGGGGTTATTTTAGCGAACGGCAATTTTGTGATAATTGCAGCTCGGCCTTCTATAGGGAAAACCGCACTCGCTATTGATATAGCTATCAATATTGCTATCCATCAACGACGTAGAGTTGGTTTTTTATCTCTTGAAATGAGTGCAGGGCAAATAGTTGAAAGAATTATTTCTAACTTAACAGGGGTATCTGGAGAGAAATTACAAAGGGGCTCTCTATCTGAAGAAGAGATTTTTTGCATTGAAGAAGCAGGAAATACTATAAGAGATTCTCATCTTTATATTTGTAGTGACAACCAATATAAGCTCAATTTGATAGCGAATCAAATTCGTTTGTTAAAACGAGATGATCGTGTCGACGTTATTTTTATCGATTACTTACAACTTATTAACTCATCTGTTGGAGAAAATCGACAAAATGAAATAGCAGATATATCTAGAACTTTAAGGGGGTTAGCTGCAGAGCTAAACATTCCTATAGTTTGTTTGTCTCAATTATCCAGAAAAGTCGAGGATAGAGCAAACAAAGTTCCTATGCTGTCAGACCTAAGAGATAGCGGTCAAATAGAACAGGATGCAGATGTAATTTTGTTCATCAATAGAAAGGAAACTTCTCCTAATTGTGAAATAACAGTGGGTAAAAATAGACATGGATCGGTTTTCTCTACTGTATTACAGTTCGATCCAAAAACAAGTAAGTTCTCTGCTATTAAAAAAGTATGGTAAATTATAGCAACTGTCACTTCATTAGAAGTCCTATTCATCTTGAGAATCAGAAGTTTGGTAGAAGACCAGGTCAATTAATCAAGATATCTCCTAAGTTAGCTCAAAATGGCTTAGTAGAAGTCATAGGTCTTGACTTTCTTTCTTCTCATTACCACGCACTAGCTGCTATCCAGAGATTACTTACAGCTACAAATTATAAGGGGAATACAAAAGGAGTTGTATTATCAAGAGAATCAAACAGCTTCCAATTCGAAGGTTGGATTCCTCGAATTAGATTTACAAAAACAGAGTTCTTAGAAGCTTACGGCGTAAAACGATACAAAACATCTAGAAACAAATACGAATTTAGTGGGAAAGAATCTGAAACAGCTTTAGAGGCTCTGTATCATTTAGGACATCAACCTTTCTTGATAGTGGCAACCAGAACTCGATGGAATAATGGGACGCCTATTTTAGATCGTTATCAAACCCTTTCGCCTATTATTAGAATTTACGAAGGATGGGAAGGTCTAACTGATGAAGAAAATACAGAAATTGATGTAACACCATTCAATTCACCATCAACACGAAAGCATAAAGGATTCATTGTAGAACCTTGTCCCATCTTGGTAGATCAAATAGACTCTTATTTCGTAGTCAAGCCTGCGAACGTATACCAAGAAATAAAAATGCGTTTCCCAAACGCATCAAGATATGCTTACACCTTTATTGATTGGATAATTACTGCATCTGCCAAAAAGAAAAGAAAATTGACCAAAGAGAATTCTTGGCCAGAAAACTTGTCTCTGAATGTTAACGTTAAAAGCCTTGCGTATATTTTAAGGATGAATCGATATATCAGCACAAGAAACTGGAAAAAAATTGAAATGGCTATTGATAAATGTGTTGAAATAGCTATTCAACTAGGTTGGTTATCTAGTCGGAAACGAGTAGAGTTCTTAGAAGCATCTAAGCTGTCTAAAAAAGAGATCTTGTATTTAAACAAAGAACGCTTTGAAGAAATAACAAGAAAATCAAAAGAACAAATGAATCAATTCGAGCAAGAATTTAATTAAAAAATAGCAAAACTTGAAACTAAAAACCAAATTTATTTAAAGCTCAAAATAAAAAGAGTTTTTAAAATGGGAAATTCTGGTTTTTATTTGCATAACACTAGCAACTGTGTATTTGCCGACAATATTAAAGTTGGGCAAATGACAGAACCTCTTACAGATCAACAAATAATACTTGGGACATCGACAACTCCTGTCGCAGCAAAAATAACAGCTTCTGAAGGGATATCCTTAACAATAACAAACAATGCTCAAGCTAACTCTTCAGTAAATATTGGATTAGATGCTGAAAAAGCGTACCAACTTATTTTAGATAAGCTTGGCGACCAAATCTTTGATGGAATCACAGGATCCATAGTTGAGAGTGCTGTACAGGACATTATAGATAAGATTACCTCGGACCCTTCTCTAGGATTGTTGAAGGCTTTCTATAACTTCCAAATCACTGGGAAAATTCAATGTAACGGCCTATTCACATCTAGCAATGTAACAACTTTATTAGGAGGAACAGAAATAGGTAGATTTACAGTAACTCCTAGAAGTTCTGGAAGCATGTTTTTAGTTTCTGCAGATATCATTGCATCAAGAATGGAAGGTGGAGTTGTATTAGCCTTAGTAAAAGAAGGAGATACACAACCATGTGCGATTAGCTATGGCTATTCTTCTGGTGTGCCCAATTTATGTAGCTTAAAAACCTGTGTTACTAATTCCGGATCGACACCCACAACTTATTCATTACGAATAGGAGGATTAGAGAGCGGAGTTGTATGGGTTAATGCTCTATCCAATGGTAATGATATTCTTGGAATAACAAATACTTCTAACGTTTCTTTTTTGGAGGTGATACCTCAAAAAAACACTTAAATAATTTTATTGGAATTTTCTTATCGGTTTTATATTTAGAAGAAACAGTTCTAATTACGGGGGTTGTTATGCAAAACAAAAGAAAACTGAGAAACGATTTTATTAAAATTGTTAAAGATGTAGAAAAGGATTTCCCCGAGCTAGACTTGAAAATACGGGTGAATAAGGAAAGGGTTACTTTTTTAAATTCACCCTTAGAACTCTACCACAAGAGTATTTCAT
Proteins encoded:
- a CDS encoding site-specific integrase; translation: MGKGILSLQQEMPLEYIGKSYQEVLKIRQESYWKRMRSFSLFEVIMHWTASLNQHTCRSYRGSFLALEKIGLLSLDMNLQEFSLLNHNLILDAIKKIPSSKASWTEGTKQVRAASYISLTRFLNRMTQGIVSIAQPSKQENSRTFFKTREIVKTNAMNRLQTASFLKELKKINPRDWLIAQTMLQGGKRSSEVLSLEIDQICFQQATISFSQLKNRQTEKRIIITYPQKFMHALREYIGPRRGLVFVTSSGKMVGLRQIARTFSQAGLQASIPFKITPHVLRATAVTEYKRLGCSDSDIMKVTGHTTAKMVFAYDKSSREDNASKKMALI
- a CDS encoding Virulence plasmid protein pGP4-D, giving the protein MQNKRKLRNDFIKIVKDVEKDFPELDLKIRVNKERVTFLNSPLELYHKSISLILGLLQQIEKSLELFPDSPVLEKLEDNSLKLKKALIMLILSRKDMFSKAE
- a CDS encoding replicative DNA helicase; its protein translation is MKTNSEIENRMQDIEYALLGKALVFEDCTEYILRQLVNYEFKCSRHKNIFIVFKHLKDNALPITVDSAWEELLRRRVKDIDKSYLGIMLHDAMFNDKLRPISHTVLLDDLSVCSAEENLTNFIFRSFNEYNENPLRRSPFLLLDRIKDRLDRTIAKTFSTRSVRGRSVYDIFSQAELGVLARIKKRRAAYSENNDSFYDGLPTGYQDIDSKGVILANGNFVIIAARPSIGKTALAIDIAINIAIHQRRRVGFLSLEMSAGQIVERIISNLTGVSGEKLQRGSLSEEEIFCIEEAGNTIRDSHLYICSDNQYKLNLIANQIRLLKRDDRVDVIFIDYLQLINSSVGENRQNEIADISRTLRGLAAELNIPIVCLSQLSRKVEDRANKVPMLSDLRDSGQIEQDADVILFINRKETSPNCEITVGKNRHGSVFSTVLQFDPKTSKFSAIKKVW
- the pgp3 gene encoding virulence factor Pgp3 gives rise to the protein MGNSGFYLHNTSNCVFADNIKVGQMTEPLTDQQIILGTSTTPVAAKITASEGISLTITNNAQANSSVNIGLDAEKAYQLILDKLGDQIFDGITGSIVESAVQDIIDKITSDPSLGLLKAFYNFQITGKIQCNGLFTSSNVTTLLGGTEIGRFTVTPRSSGSMFLVSADIIASRMEGGVVLALVKEGDTQPCAISYGYSSGVPNLCSLKTCVTNSGSTPTTYSLRIGGLESGVVWVNALSNGNDILGITNTSNVSFLEVIPQKNT
- a CDS encoding tyrosine-type recombinase/integrase, whose amino-acid sequence is MNSKFYHRSRLFLTFGEASEIWLSTLSPLTRKNYASGIKFLVSLKVLDLTKTLDNAISFDHSESLFKIKSLTIFNGKPVSEASKQARAACYISFTKFLYRLTKGYINPAIPLKDFGNTTFFKIRDRVKTVSISKKEWTVFFEALRLVSYRDYLIGKLIVQGIRKLDEILSLCMEDLFFASNQISFRIKKRQNKEINIPITFPFSLMKELKDYVGGRNGRVFISEDGSPIATSQVVHNFKIAALRSAMTTKITPRVLRASALIHLKQMGLRDEEIMRVSCLSSKQSLCSYVCSGGNSSVANIPTIL
- a CDS encoding Virulence plasmid protein pGP2-D, which codes for MVNYSNCHFIRSPIHLENQKFGRRPGQLIKISPKLAQNGLVEVIGLDFLSSHYHALAAIQRLLTATNYKGNTKGVVLSRESNSFQFEGWIPRIRFTKTEFLEAYGVKRYKTSRNKYEFSGKESETALEALYHLGHQPFLIVATRTRWNNGTPILDRYQTLSPIIRIYEGWEGLTDEENTEIDVTPFNSPSTRKHKGFIVEPCPILVDQIDSYFVVKPANVYQEIKMRFPNASRYAYTFIDWIITASAKKKRKLTKENSWPENLSLNVNVKSLAYILRMNRYISTRNWKKIEMAIDKCVEIAIQLGWLSSRKRVEFLEASKLSKKEILYLNKERFEEITRKSKEQMNQFEQEFN